aaactttttagATATTTTCAAGTAATTATACCTCGATATAACATTCTGGCTTATTTTAATATCACAATTGTTACAGAGAGGAGTCACAAAAGCTTAGCAAAGTGctgcaaaaacaaatgaatgttGAACTGGAGCTAAAACAGATCCTTCCACAATTTACGCTCAACAATATTTGCGGTAAAGATTAGAAAGAATATCACAATGAATTCTATAATTCCTCATAATGGAAATCATTCtctttattaacatttttgcttatttaatGCTCTAGAAACTGCTCTTGGCGTTAAGCTCGATGATATGGTGGAAGGGGCACAGTATCGAAAATCAATACATGCTATAGAGGAAGTTATAGTAGAACGAATTTGCAATCCGCTTTTATATCTGAAACCATACTTTTATCTGTTTGGTAGTTATCGAAAGCACGTGACGAATCTTCAGATAGCACATGCCTTCTCTAGCCGGATCAtcgagcgaaagagagaacaATTCAAGCAACAGCAGTCCAAATCGGTTGATGACTACGGAAGAAAAAAACGATATGCAATGTTGGACACACTTTTGGCAGCCGAGGACGATGGTCTTATCGATCACCAGGGCATCTGTGACGAAGTTAACACGTTCATGTTCGAAGGATACGACACTACATCCACCTGTCTCACATTCACACTTCTCATGTTGGCTCTACACGAAGATGTTCAGGAACGTTGTTTCGAGGAGCTGCAGCATTTTCGAACGACGACAGCGATCTCACCGTGTTCGACTACAATAATTTGACTTACATGGAGTGTGTGATTAAGGAATCCTTGCGCCTCTTCCCATCAGTTCCTTTCTTTGGACGTATTTGCACAGAGGAATGTGTGGTAAATGGTCTGATTCTGCCAAAAGGCACGCAGATCAATATACATGCATTTGATATAATGCGAGACCCCCGACACTTTCCAAATCCCTCAGAATTTCAACCAGATCGTTTTTTACCTCATAGCACTCTAAATCGCCATCCCTTTGCCTTTATTCCATTTAGTGCTGGACAACGTAATTGCATTGGACAGAAGTTTGCCATTCTGGAGATAAAAGTGATGCTAGTCTCCGTATTGCGCAATTTTAAACTGTTGCCAGTAACTCGATTGGAGGACGTTATATTTGAGTATGGCATTGTCCTGCGCACCCAAAATAGCGTAAAGCTAATGGTTACAAGtcgtcagcaacaacaaagtagaACATTGTAAATTCACTTTTGATTTTCCtatatttttctgtttcaACCACGACTAAGAGCAAATCAATGTATATTTGCGCATTTTCAAAATAGCagtacataaacaaaaatacatttttttcatttgaataataaaataaaaagagaataCTTTTTTAGTTGATGTTAATATCAGAATTAAAattcgaattgaaattaaattaatttaagataaatttaaatacaatatttttaatgcatctGGGACGACTTTACGATTTGTCTATTGCCATAgggaattgaatttaataaaatttgtaacgAAATACATAGCATTTGGAAGcgaaaaatgaatttgaagaATTtactgttgtttgttgtttgaataaatatttagccTAAAACTATGCAACATATTTGGTAAACGGTGATTGGCCACTGTAGATATATTAATGTAAGAACAACCAATAAAAAACATGTAAGACTTAtagttaaatacaaaaatttggaACAAACTGCACATTGTAGTATAATGTAAACGTTAAAaacattattgttttgttcCTAGTATTCTTATTAGAATGAATTGTAACCCTGTTGCTCTTGCCTAACAGGAATCATTTGGCACTCGTGGACAATGGCTGCCGTAAGACCAACAAGCCAAGCACTGTATTTGCTTGCACTCAACTGGTatgaatacatatttatttgtaagtaTGCGTGAATGTTGTTGTATTGCACTGTTTGTTAAGCAGCAAGACCACTTCTACAGCTTCGCATGTTATTGGCAAGCGTTCAGCACAAGTGCCTAATTCgattataaattttcatttgcgCGTCGAATAACAAAACAACCGCGCGCACAATCACACATTCTCAAgcgcatatgtacatatgtacgcGTTTGCTACAAACACAACACCAAATCCAAGAGTTCTCacgaattaaaaaaattacactcaccatttggtatttgtgCGAAAAACACAAGGACACATAAAATCATTAACACACTTGTTTTGCACATTCTAACattaatttcaacaaaaacaatccttttttgttttctgtttggAATACAATTAGAGATGGTAAAACACCGATATTATAGATACTTTAAAAGTATCGGTAATATTAATGTTTGGTAATTCACCATCGATGATTTAAAATACAGCTCTGCTCATTTAtattgcgtttttttttcgttaaaaTCTTGTGCTTTCAGTCAGATATGTCTGTTGCCTATTATCAAATGCACTATCCATGAGTATTTGAATAGTCTTATAACTTGTAACTTGGTAATagcaacaattaaattatataaatttcccAGGGCTGCATATATAATATGCCCGTCGGTCACACTGAATTAgacataattaataaaattaagcaATTAGATTCGCTGCgtatttttcgatatattatcGAAGTACACCCACAGTATAAATGTGACCACATAATAAGCGCGATACAGCgccaatttttaaaatgcaaaatacgCTACAAGATTTAAGTACATATCGAAACGAATTGGAAATGTACctataaaagaaatacttatttttcaatttatttcttttaaaataattttttaaagcatcgaaaatttaaaatgaattaacattttttaagcttaacaatttataaaGCATTTGATTCCACatgattattaaagttttCTTTGTATTCCTTATTGACTTTAAGTGAGTGATTGATAACACTAGAAGCTGGTGGCTGTTGCGGCACAGGATTAGGTCCAGGAGTAAGGCCAGGCCCCAGCGGCGATTGCTGCCCGGGATTATAAGCTGGAGCCTGTGGCAACGGAGCTTGTGGCTGACTAGGCGGATATccaggtggaggaggaggcacatatggctgtggctgttgttggtATGCAGTGCCAATCTGATAATTGGGCTGCTGATTGTAAGATCCTTGGTTGTAGGGATACGGATACGGATATTGCGGATATTGTAGATATTGTGGATATTGGAAATATTGAGGATTTTGGGGATATGGATTTGGATAAACTGGCTTGTTATGCTTGTGTTTCTTGTGCTTATGCTTTCCGCCGTAGTAGCCGTCATATTCACGATTACTGCTTCCACTGTCACtatcgctgtcgctgtcactATCACTACCACTGCTTGCCAGGACACATGCTGTGACCAGCAACAGAATGAAAAGCAGGAACAAGTTCTTGTTCATCGCGCCGAAGACAAATAAAATAGCAGTACTTGTATTAAGTCAATGAATTTTCAGACTGGACTAAACGTGCGGCAAGCGTCGAGATTAAGTAATGCGAGTGTCGCAATGGAAGTCGcaatatattgtttttcattGATAAGCAGCACAAATATGTGTACTTTACTATTTATATACACGAcgaaaatacatatgtacatatgatCCCATCTTAGTCTCGCAGTACATTGTTTATATCACTTTATTCAAATTCCaagaaatatacataatttattttaattgttttaatttttttaatgtgttaGACAGATTCGGTATTGAAGTGAAATTCGGTATTACTTTGAGCTTATTGTTAGGAAATATTTTAGCTCTCATATAATGTATAAGTATTTAATGCTCGTCTATGTCGGGTTCAGTTGGTAAGCTTATCAAAATTCATGAATCGCTTAAGTCGTGCACCGTTGAACGGCTCTTCGCTGCCCGGAGGAAATTTGCGCATCTAAAtcaaagtatttaaatgaaaatagaaatagatagACAGATAATAAGTCACTTATGTAATGGAGAAGAGTAATAGGTGAAACACTACTTActtacaattttcaaataataaagttcttattgaaaaatgaaaatttgataaaaagaaataaaggaatattttttttttttttaattctggTATGAATATCCCAAAACCATAATCCCATGAATAAGATACATAGGTAATATGATATTAGTTTAAGCCAGTATCAGATTATCTTTGTATGCTATAAACATCTAGCTTCGAAAACATATTCTAGAAACCAGCGTTAAGTGCTAATGTTTACCTATAATAGAAGTTGATATGAatctaattaaaaatcaattttgtatATCACTTTCGACAAAATATCTTTAAATCGATAGTGATTTAgcttcattttttaaattgtacacaatcatatttaattacaaaatatgatcatttctatacattttgttatagtttttttagttgtgttgtgtataataaaagtttttctaAGTATAAGTAATAGGTacagaatatatatgtataagttatatatataggtattggagtatatgtgtgtatgtatgtatatggatAATTGTAAGTACAGCATGTATTGCGGTATTTAGTCGTGTGATCCAATTACTGAAAGCCGCCAGCGTATTGTGCGTATGATAATGTACAATACATAATTTAAGTATGatatgttgttgctgtttcaaTTCAAGGTGTTAGGGtttgttgtattgtttttgtgattattttaCTAGGGTTCGTCTTTGGCGAAACGTttctgcaattaaataaaactcaatATTAGGCTACAATTTGTGTGGGATGTGATGTctctaaattattaattaaattatacattttatttattttcttttttatctaATGGTGCCTCCAGAAACAATAAAGCAAAAGTGGGTTGTTTTGTAAAGTGCATTTATCATTTACTTACATTCATAGGCAAGGTTGTAACTCtatcataaattatttattattgattataGCATTATTGAATACTGTatattaaaaagttattttagtTGAAGGCGACTATCATCCgttatttttacaaatatttgataaaGGTCTTTTCCAAGCTCCAATTTCAAAGCAGTCGCagagaatataatataaccaatttatttcaaaatggAGTTCAGAATAGGTTTTAATGTGAATATTTTGGTAAGGCGGTAATGttagttatttataaaaatatagtgGTACTAACAATATTTTGATGAGAAAACTTAAATCATCAGATAAACTCAAAATAATTGTGTTTATTGGCCATATGATTTATTCGAATACCAATCTGACGGTCACAGCACAAGTCTATGACATATAACCcaaaatagttaaaataaCTTAGTAACttagaatttgttttttatttttttttactttttaacaactttttatCCGACCGTAAAAAAACTTCTCATTTtcctaaattaaatttaacaaaccCTTTCACTTATTATGTTTCAACTTACCataattctatatttttcCTTGCATGCATAATCTGACTCGTCAATATCCATATAACAGTCCGATTTATATTCTGGAGGTAAAGGATTTCCTTCGTATTCACACAATTTGTGCAGTGGCCGTGctctataatatattttgcattgaaTTAAGTATTAAGAATTTCTAACAAAATGTATTGTGTGCTTACGTGACAATGATTTTGTTCATTGAAGACGGTTTCTGCATCGGACAATAAAATACATCAGGTGTCTTTTTATCGAATACTATTTTCCTCATCATATCCTTCTCTTTGAGTATAGCTTTATCACCAAATGTAGCCAAGCTGCTGCACAACAGTGTGGCAAATATAGCTATCGAAAATAGTGGAGTCTTCATAATGAAGTGATCGCAATCTGTAATAAGGTTGATTAAAACactatatactatttatatgtagatatattaacataaatattttgattttcgtTGGCACGATTTCTTTTCATTGTAATGGAATCctgcaataaatttaacatttaactatACATTAGAGTTCATATTCCAATCATGTTATTGTGCAGATTTCTTCGGCCCggtttaaaactaaaaaaaaaaaaaataatcatgaTCTCATCAGCAACAAGCTCAATCAGTTTTAGTCAATTCTCCCACACGAAAAGACAGGTGTCCACATCATAAGTAATTTCTTATTATGGGCAGCTTTTgcttattttgcatttgacgTGAAGATTCTCCTAAGATGACGCTAATTATTCAGTAAATTGTGTTTGTTACAAGGTTAAAGTAATGTCATAAAAGATAAACATGTAGCCTTGATTAGTTCAATGCCTTCAATGCATATTTTTCCATCTAAGTTCGTAAGTATGAACATCCACCATAAAACTTCTTCGAGTGGCGTTCACTTCTTTAAACATCAAAATTATAGATACCTTTGAATACTTGAAATTGAGCAAATAATTGTAACAAATTGTacgtataaataaaaatattgccaGGAAAAACGCACTTTTCTCAactcaactttaatttaaactgTTGACCGTCTTACATGTCATGCTTGCGAATACAACCAAAAGCTGTGCATTGAAAAAGCTCTTAAGGCCTAAAGACAATGGCAAtttacatttgttgttgtttttcaaaaCCGGTTTCTTGGCCAGTCAATAGAAACAAATTCATTGTTGCACACAGATAAATCTTGGTTTGAAGCAAGTAGaaagtttttggtatattcttaatattcttaatattGAAACAAATGATgacaattattataattattattaaagactAATATCCAAACATTAATTAAGATGTTTTTAAGatgtaaattcaaataagTACAGATTTTTTATATCGGATTGTTATCGATATAATAAGtaatgtagtatttttaaaatttatattttgatttgggATTGCGGTCACTCTGTACTTTGTAGACAGACGCTCTTTAAAAAGGTAAGCATTGTTGACGATAAGCATAGAAAAGGTTTGCCCCGCTTGTGCCATTGCCTCAGTTTCCTTCATCGGCTTCAACGATTCTCAGCAGTCAGAGCAGAAACTTGGTTTGGCGGAAATGCTATACGATAAACACAAATGCTTCTCAAAATTCTAAAAACTTTCAGCGCAGATGggagcaaagcaaacaattcTTTTGCCAATTCTTTTTAATGTGAATCTGGTCATTTACAAAATGTACTGCAAAATCGACAATGCGAACATCTGTGCAAGCGAAGTCAAAGCTCCAAGTATTCAATTCGAAAAGTCCAAAGGCGTTCGCACAGAGCGGTTACTTCCAAACTATTTGCGAGTTCATATCGTGGGCGTCCATTCAAATATGCTCAGTACCCGAACTCGTCTTCATAATCACAGAGGATTTCATTCAGAAGAAATTATCCGAAGGAATTTCCCCGCATggaaatgtataatttatgttttgatGAACAGCCCTACAAATGCGTCCATTGCCCAAGGAGTTTTGAATACGGAGCAGTCGTGTGAGTACTTACAATAGAACAGTCAAGCCATCCGCCAAACAcctgaatattaaataataatttttaagtcATTTGCATGGTGACAACCCTACAACATCGATACGCTTATTATCGATAGCTGCACACTACAATCGCATGCGGTTGCttttagtaaaaatatacatagttaTTTAATACAGTTTTGCGTACAAAAAATGTTTCGACGTTTATTCCTAATTGGCATTCAAAATGTTAAGATTCAATTTAACCAATGTGACATACGCGGCATGGCCGGCCATTCAAAATGGGcgaatataaaacatataaagGCCCAAAAAGACGGACAGCGAGCAGCGTTGTTCACAAAGATCTCCAGGCAAATTCGTTTAGCAGTTCAAGAGGGCAAATCGGCGGATCCGGCTGTTAACTCTCTACTGCGGTCGGAAATAGATCATGCTCTAAAGAAAAACATGCCTATTGGAACCATACAAAACACGATCAAAAAGTGTCAGGGTAACAAGGCGCAGTTGAGGAAACATCGACTGGATATACGATTCAAGAGaaacgtatacttaatatgcaGCATTTATACCGACAATATTGCCCAAGTTAAGATGGACTCAACGGCAATGATCAAGAAATCTGGGTAAGTTTAAATTCTTACGAAAGCAATACTACAAGAAACAACATTTAATCACACCCCAAGAACAAATTATTTTCAGCGGTGTTCTCGTTGATGTTGGTCATATGTTTGAAGATTTTGGGCTAATTGAGACAAGATATGATAGTTCAACTGCCGAAAACCTGGAGGAAAAGGCCACTGAGGACGCTATTCAATTTGGCGCAGAagaagttgaagttgttgatgCCAAGTCTGGATTAGTTAATGTAAGTACTTTAGATAACCGTTTAAAGAGTTTATGTATGAATGATTTCGTTTCTTCCAAATTCAGTTCATCTGTACTCCAGCTCATCTAACTGGACTCAGCAAAACGTTGTCTCAGAATGGTTATTCTATTGAAAATAGCGAACATATGTTTACACCAAATGTAACAGAGACCTTATCTTGTAGTATTTACAAATTACTTAAATTACTTTCGTTGTAGAACCTCATACAATTGGCAGTGGATGATCAAAAGGCGTATGATGTATTCCTGCAAAAGCTAAGAGATGTGCCGGGCATGGAGGATATATACGACAATGTGGAGTAATGATTGATGGctaaattcaaatacattgttgtttattgtacATTCATAATTGctataattcaaattacatGTGCTGAGAAGTGATGATGCctgtataataaattttaaaactatttcaattaTGTGTTGTCGTGATCCTACTGCTAGTTGAACAAAATTTACTCTACAAAATCTTTGTCAAATGCTGTTAACAAGGCGGTAAAGTTGTAAATTGGTTACTAAAGTTGAAATTCTAATGCGTAGATCCAGCcatctataaaataaataatatatgataaGAGTTTACTATTTAAAGAATGTTATTTAAAGTTTGTCTGCTACTTACAGTTAGTGGAATTCATCTTTAGTAGCCATTCATCGTCATTCTAATCCATCTAGGGAACTGGGTGTGTGTTCGACTTTTATATTTGgtcacaaaaatataattttatcatttaaaattagcAGACAATGTTATACATATAGAATCTAATTTactgaattttttttgtttctcatAGCGTTTGCTTATGTCATTTCAACAGgatattcaataaatacagaaatacttttaaattatagatAATTGCTTTAAAGAAACCATCAAAACATTCCCTCAATGacttaataaaagaaatatactaagtaattataaaatattatataattatttgtttgtaattgtAACAATTGCTGCAATATGCAACCATGCAAACATGCCAGAGTTTACAATTTCGGATTGTCGAAGAGAGGACCTCGAGTAACCGTTATGTCAGCATAGGGCACCGACTGTGTAATGTGTAACGCCTTGAATTTCTTTAGGACAAGCAGCGAATAGAACTTTTGGGCGGCCTGTTTCCTTGAGTTCCGAACTGTTAACTGGGATAGACTCAGGTGATCGTTGTTGTTAAAATGTACTCTGACATCGAGGAAGAGTTGAGCAGCCCTCTTATTCAGCACTCGCTCCTCGAACTGTTCATCGGtttcgttttccatttgcTCATCTGCCGGCGCATTTTGCAGTCCGACCGATGGTGGGAAATCATAATCATTCCAATCCGTCGATATTTCACATGTCTTATTGAAGTTATTCACGTCGCTGATAGGTCTTTCTTCGGTTTCGTTAAGTATCGAACTGACTTGATCGGGCGGCAGATTTGGTATGCAATCGATGTCACCTATTCCGCCATGGTGGGGTGTTAATTGTCCATGATCCAAGCCGGCGGGAGTCATATCGCCATGATGGAAATCATCACCCATATCATGATGACCATCGCGCGGCGTCAATGGTAGTTCATTAAGGTTAGAGAAGTTCTCCAGTTCATTGAGTGTTAACAGAGCCGGACTGCGCATATCATCGAAAATGGTAGCGTCATTCTGTGGCGCAATGCTGTCCTGTTCCTTCGCTCCAATGTCCAAAGAAACTGTTGACAAGGCCAGCGATTTCTCTTGCTCACGAATCAACTCAGGAGCGGCCAGGCTCTGTGTCAGTGTTGTGTCCGCTGCCAGCTCAGCAATGGGATTGGCTGAAGCATCATTCTTACGCTTACGTCCCTTCTTATTCACTATGATGAGTGAGCTCTCGCCTTCGTGAGCATACAGCTCCAGGGCCAGCACGTCCATGGGGGCAATGTTCGAGAAGTCCTCCAGGGGTGTCGAGTGCGACAACAATTGTCGGTTGTAGTTATTTAGCAGAACTCGGGCGGGAATGGTGCGGGATGGCAGAGCGAATAGCTTCTCCACACCGCCAGTCTCCTTCCAGTACATTAAACGCTTCGTTGGCGGTGCCAGATCCAATGTGGTGAGTATATCAGAAGTGTCCGCCAGTTGAGCCTTCATCTCCTCGCCCGAGATATTCTTAATTTCATCAATAATCAGTTTGCGCTTGCGCTTGGCCTTGGTGGTGCCTCTGTAAGTGGTAGCGTCGATCGGTGCGAGGGCAAATCCCTCGTCATCATTCTGCACCAACGTTAAATCGTTTAATGTGGTATCTGCTCCACAGGCATTGACATCCTCATTGAAACTGTGATCCTTTGCCTGATTGAAATTATCCTCTTTGTCGTCCACCACGGAGTTGGCCAACGAGGATGCGGGCGAGGGagcattattaaaattgtcgATACCATCGTCATCGTCCGAGTAGTCGGGTGGATTGTTCACTTCGTCCACATCCTTATTGATACTCGTTGCCGTTTGCGGTGGCTCTCCAAAAAGATCATCCTCAAACAATGCGGGCTGTCCAAAGGAATCTCCAAAGCCGTCGCCATCGAGCCGATCACTGGGCAACTCTGATTGCGTGAGTCTAATATTTGGGTCACCCGGCTCCACGTTGGCCAGGACAT
This DNA window, taken from Drosophila nasuta strain 15112-1781.00 chromosome 2L, ASM2355853v1, whole genome shotgun sequence, encodes the following:
- the LOC132785829 gene encoding nematocyst expressed protein 4-like, which produces MNKNLFLLFILLLVTACVLASSGSDSDSDSDSDSGSSNREYDGYYGGKHKHKKHKHNKPVYPNPYPQNPQYFQYPQYLQYPQYPYPYPYNQGSYNQQPNYQIGTAYQQQPQPYVPPPPPGYPPSQPQAPLPQAPAYNPGQQSPLGPGLTPGPNPVPQQPPASSVINHSLKVNKEYKENFNNHVESNAL
- the LOC132785836 gene encoding uncharacterized protein LOC132785836 isoform X1 produces the protein MTYCDHFIMKTPLFSIAIFATLLCSSLATFGDKAILKEKDMMRKIVFDKKTPDVFYCPMQKPSSMNKIIVTARPLHKLCEYEGNPLPPEYKSDCYMDIDESDYACKEKYRIMMRKFPPGSEEPFNGARLKRFMNFDKLTN
- the LOC132785836 gene encoding uncharacterized protein LOC132785836 isoform X2 — encoded protein: MKTPLFSIAIFATLLCSSLATFGDKAILKEKDMMRKIVFDKKTPDVFYCPMQKPSSMNKIIVTARPLHKLCEYEGNPLPPEYKSDCYMDIDESDYACKEKYRIMMRKFPPGSEEPFNGARLKRFMNFDKLTN
- the LOC132785836 gene encoding uncharacterized protein LOC132785836 isoform X3, yielding MTYCDHFIMKTPLFSIAIFATLLCSSLATFGDKAILKEKDMMRKIVFDKKTPDVFYCPMQKPSSMNKIIVTARPLHKLCEYEGNPLPPEYKSDCYMDIDESDYACKEKYRIMKRFAKDEP
- the LOC132785800 gene encoding probable transcriptional regulatory protein TTE1135 isoform X1, which codes for MFRRLFLIGIQNVKIQFNQCDIRGMAGHSKWANIKHIKAQKDGQRAALFTKISRQIRLAVQEGKSADPAVNSLLRSEIDHALKKNMPIGTIQNTIKKCQGNKAQLRKHRLDIRFKRNVYLICSIYTDNIAQVKMDSTAMIKKSGGVLVDVGHMFEDFGLIETRYDSSTAENLEEKATEDAIQFGAEEVEVVDAKSGLVNFICTPAHLTGLSKTLSQNGYSIENSEHMFTPNNLIQLAVDDQKAYDVFLQKLRDVPGMEDIYDNVE
- the LOC132785800 gene encoding probable transcriptional regulatory protein Nwi_2729 isoform X2 produces the protein MFRRLFLIGIQNVKIQFNQCDIRGMAGHSKWANIKHIKAQKDGQRAALFTKISRQIRLAVQEGKSADPAVNSLLRSEIDHALKKNMPIGTIQNTIKKCQGNKAQLRKHRLDIRFKRNVYLICSIYTDNIAQVKMDSTAMIKKSGTNYFQRCSR
- the LOC132785789 gene encoding double-strand-break repair protein rad21 homolog, translated to MFYEHIILAKKGPLARIWLAAHWDKKITKAHVFETNIEKSVEGILQPKVKLALRTSGHLLLGVVRIYSRKAKYLLADCNEAFVKIKMAFRPGMVDLPEGHREANVNAITLPEVFHDFDTALPELNDIDIEAQFSVNQSRADEITMREDYGSLSLSLQDDGFGDIGFEADTPEMMRGPLSANMNDQLFDDDVLANVEPGDPNIRLTQSELPSDRLDGDGFGDSFGQPALFEDDLFGEPPQTATSINKDVDEVNNPPDYSDDDDGIDNFNNAPSPASSLANSVVDDKEDNFNQAKDHSFNEDVNACGADTTLNDLTLVQNDDEGFALAPIDATTYRGTTKAKRKRKLIIDEIKNISGEEMKAQLADTSDILTTLDLAPPTKRLMYWKETGGVEKLFALPSRTIPARVLLNNYNRQLLSHSTPLEDFSNIAPMDVLALELYAHEGESSLIIVNKKGRKRKNDASANPIAELAADTTLTQSLAAPELIREQEKSLALSTVSLDIGAKEQDSIAPQNDATIFDDMRSPALLTLNELENFSNLNELPLTPRDGHHDMGDDFHHGDMTPAGLDHGQLTPHHGGIGDIDCIPNLPPDQVSSILNETEERPISDVNNFNKTCEISTDWNDYDFPPSVGLQNAPADEQMENETDEQFEERVLNKRAAQLFLDVRVHFNNNDHLSLSQLTVRNSRKQAAQKFYSLLVLKKFKALHITQSVPYADITVTRGPLFDNPKL